One stretch of Campylobacter sp. CCS1377 DNA includes these proteins:
- a CDS encoding S41 family peptidase: MKRKLSKICGFIGTLSLCVFLSTSLNAENNSNDEQIQKRLEALDKLTKTLAIVEQYYVDDVNITNLVDKSLSGLLSNLDAHSSFLNEKDFNDVKIQTSGEFGGLGITVGMKDGALTVISPIEGTPADKAGIKSGDVILRINAKSTLGMSLNEAVDQMRGKPKTDISITIYRKGNTKPFDVALKREIIKVESVYSRFIESENILYLRITNFDKNVVAESQKNIQKYPKAKGIILDLRNNPGGLLNQAIGLTNLFVDQGIIVSQKGKIEKENVDYKADPNKKITNLPLVVLVNGGSASASEIVSGALQDLKRAIIVGENTFGKGSVQSIMPINETEALRLTIARYYLPSGRTIQAVGVKPDIEVFPGKVNTQEDGFSVKESDLKQHLEGELEKIENTKKDNEKQNSKNKDIISEKQINQDAQLKSAIDAVKILSIK, translated from the coding sequence ATGAAACGAAAACTCTCTAAAATTTGTGGTTTTATAGGAACTTTAAGTCTTTGTGTATTTTTAAGCACCAGTTTAAATGCGGAAAACAACTCTAACGACGAACAAATTCAAAAGCGTCTTGAAGCTTTGGATAAACTTACCAAAACACTGGCTATTGTTGAGCAATATTATGTTGATGATGTTAATATTACCAATTTAGTCGACAAATCTTTATCGGGACTTTTAAGCAACCTTGATGCACATTCTTCTTTCTTAAATGAAAAAGACTTTAATGATGTTAAAATTCAAACTAGCGGAGAATTTGGCGGACTTGGAATCACAGTAGGAATGAAAGATGGAGCATTAACTGTAATTTCTCCTATTGAAGGAACTCCAGCTGATAAAGCAGGTATAAAATCTGGCGATGTGATTTTAAGAATTAACGCTAAATCTACTCTAGGAATGAGTCTAAATGAAGCAGTAGATCAAATGAGAGGCAAACCAAAAACCGATATTAGTATCACAATTTATCGCAAAGGTAATACCAAGCCTTTTGATGTTGCTTTAAAACGCGAAATTATCAAAGTAGAAAGTGTATATTCAAGATTCATAGAAAGTGAAAATATTTTATATCTAAGAATTACTAATTTTGATAAGAATGTAGTTGCAGAATCACAAAAGAATATCCAAAAATATCCAAAAGCTAAAGGCATTATACTTGATCTTAGAAATAATCCTGGAGGACTTTTAAATCAAGCTATAGGACTTACAAATCTCTTTGTCGATCAAGGTATTATCGTATCTCAAAAAGGTAAAATAGAGAAAGAAAATGTTGATTATAAAGCTGATCCTAATAAAAAAATCACAAATCTTCCTTTGGTTGTTTTAGTTAATGGTGGAAGTGCGAGCGCAAGCGAAATTGTAAGTGGGGCTTTGCAAGATCTTAAACGAGCTATTATTGTAGGAGAAAATACTTTTGGAAAAGGCAGTGTACAATCCATCATGCCAATCAACGAAACTGAGGCTTTAAGACTTACCATTGCAAGATACTATTTACCAAGTGGACGCACCATACAAGCCGTCGGAGTTAAACCTGATATTGAAGTATTTCCAGGAAAAGTAAATACCCAAGAGGATGGCTTTAGTGTTAAAGAAAGCGATCTTAAACAACATCTTGAAGGTGAATTAGAAAAAATCGAAAACACAAAAAAAGACAATGAAAAACAAAATTCAAAAAACAAAGATATCATTAGCGAAAAACAAATTAATCAAGATGCACAATTAAAATCGGCTATTGATGCTGTAAAAATTTTAAGTATTAAATAA
- a CDS encoding metal-sensing transcriptional repressor: protein MSVKKSSCEHTHKHSKSYEKNITIRLNKTIGHIESIKKMILSGKDCSEVLIQLAAIKGEINSTAKVILKEHLDHCIIHAIEDKDLKSVEHFNKAIDMFIK from the coding sequence ATGTCGGTTAAAAAATCAAGTTGCGAACATACTCATAAGCATTCCAAAAGTTATGAAAAAAACATTACTATTAGATTAAATAAAACTATAGGGCATATAGAATCTATTAAAAAAATGATTCTTAGCGGCAAAGATTGTAGCGAGGTTTTAATACAACTTGCTGCAATTAAAGGGGAAATCAATAGCACCGCTAAGGTGATTTTAAAAGAGCATTTAGATCATTGCATCATCCATGCTATCGAAGATAAGGATTTGAAAAGCGTTGAACATTTCAATAAAGCTATAGATATGTTTATAAAATAA
- a CDS encoding AAA family ATPase, which yields MANIQEFLTDNMLSNVESAASLAIHSKNNEIVPLHLFWALVVDSQSILNQIFNKLNISKEALELEVKSKISNLATSSNVNRENVRFSSDFINSLESAKGLMSANGDSYLSVDTWLISESEKNPIKEILAKFINIKEFQKELESLRAGRKIDSKTSDETLDSLNKFGIDLTAKASEGKLDPVIGREEEIERVMQILIRKTKNNPILLGEPGVGKTAIVEALAQRIVKKDVPKSLQNKKVIALDMSALIAGAKYRGEFEDRLKAVVNEVIKSENIILFIDEIHTIVGAGASEGSMDAANILKPALARGELHTIGATTLKEYRKYFEKDAALQRRFQPVNVGEPSVNEALAMLRGIKEKLEIHHNVTINDSALVAAAKLSKRYIADRFLPDKAIDLIDEAAAELKMQIESEPSSLRKVRKDIETLEVENEALKMENDEKNQKRLDEISKELANLKEKQSALNSQFENEKGVFDSISLKKKEIDSLKNEAIFAKNKGEFQKAAELEYGKIPECEKEVANLEDKWKKMSENGVLLKNQVDEDLVAGILSKWTGISVQKMLTSEKQKFLEVEKHLKESVIGQDKALGALARAIKRNKAGLNADNKPIGSFLFLGPTGVGKTQSAKALAKFLFDDEKAMIRFDMSEFMEKHSVSRLLGAPPGYIGHEEGGELTEAVRRKPYSVLLFDEVEKAHKDVFNVLLGILDDGRATDSKGVTVDFKNTIIILTSNIASSAIMNLSGKEQEDAVKNELKNFFKPEFLNRLDDIITFNPLGKDEAYEIVKLLFKDLQISLENKGIKASLSENAALLIAKDGFDPDFGARPLKRAIYDLVEDKLSDMILADELSENDEIIIDTQNDEIIIKKV from the coding sequence ATGGCAAATATACAAGAATTTTTAACCGATAATATGCTTTCAAATGTAGAAAGTGCTGCTTCTTTAGCAATACATTCTAAAAATAATGAAATTGTTCCATTGCACCTTTTTTGGGCTTTAGTTGTAGATAGTCAAAGCATTTTAAATCAAATTTTTAACAAATTAAATATTTCCAAAGAAGCTTTAGAACTCGAAGTTAAAAGCAAAATTTCAAATCTTGCTACAAGTTCTAATGTGAATCGTGAGAATGTACGTTTTTCTAGCGACTTTATCAATTCCTTAGAAAGCGCAAAAGGCTTAATGAGTGCTAATGGCGATAGTTATTTAAGCGTAGATACTTGGCTTATAAGCGAAAGTGAGAAAAATCCTATCAAAGAAATTTTAGCTAAATTTATAAATATTAAAGAATTTCAAAAAGAACTCGAAAGCTTAAGAGCAGGGCGTAAAATAGACAGCAAAACAAGTGATGAAACCTTAGATAGCTTAAATAAATTTGGTATAGATTTAACTGCAAAGGCAAGCGAAGGCAAGCTTGATCCTGTTATAGGTAGAGAAGAAGAGATTGAACGCGTGATGCAAATTCTTATACGCAAAACCAAAAATAATCCCATACTTTTAGGCGAACCAGGTGTGGGAAAAACAGCAATTGTGGAAGCTTTAGCACAAAGAATTGTCAAAAAAGATGTGCCAAAGTCTTTGCAAAATAAAAAAGTCATAGCCCTTGATATGAGTGCATTAATCGCAGGAGCAAAATATCGTGGAGAATTTGAAGATAGACTCAAAGCAGTAGTTAATGAAGTCATAAAAAGTGAAAATATTATACTTTTCATCGATGAAATTCATACTATAGTTGGAGCAGGGGCCAGTGAAGGAAGTATGGATGCGGCAAATATCTTAAAACCAGCACTTGCAAGAGGAGAGCTTCACACTATAGGCGCAACAACTTTAAAAGAATACCGCAAATATTTTGAAAAAGACGCGGCCTTACAACGCCGTTTTCAACCTGTAAATGTGGGTGAACCTAGTGTAAATGAAGCTTTAGCAATGCTAAGAGGTATTAAAGAAAAGCTTGAAATTCATCATAATGTTACTATAAATGATAGTGCCTTAGTCGCTGCTGCTAAGCTTTCAAAACGTTATATCGCAGATCGTTTTTTACCTGATAAAGCAATTGATCTAATCGATGAGGCTGCGGCTGAACTTAAAATGCAGATTGAAAGCGAACCAAGTTCTTTAAGAAAAGTCCGTAAAGATATAGAAACTTTAGAGGTGGAAAATGAAGCTTTAAAAATGGAAAATGATGAAAAAAATCAAAAAAGACTTGATGAAATTTCTAAAGAATTGGCTAATTTAAAAGAAAAACAAAGTGCTTTAAATTCGCAATTTGAAAATGAAAAAGGCGTTTTTGATAGCATAAGTTTAAAGAAAAAAGAAATTGATAGCTTAAAAAACGAAGCTATTTTTGCAAAAAACAAAGGCGAATTTCAAAAAGCAGCAGAATTAGAATACGGCAAAATTCCAGAATGCGAAAAAGAAGTGGCAAATTTAGAGGATAAATGGAAAAAAATGAGTGAAAATGGAGTTTTGCTTAAAAATCAAGTCGATGAAGATTTAGTTGCAGGGATTTTAAGTAAATGGACGGGCATTAGCGTGCAAAAAATGCTAACTTCTGAAAAACAAAAATTCCTAGAAGTAGAAAAACATTTAAAAGAAAGTGTCATCGGACAAGACAAGGCTTTAGGTGCTTTAGCAAGAGCCATTAAACGCAATAAAGCAGGGCTTAATGCAGATAACAAACCTATAGGAAGTTTTTTATTCTTAGGTCCAACAGGGGTAGGAAAAACACAATCAGCTAAGGCTTTAGCTAAGTTTTTATTTGATGATGAAAAAGCAATGATCCGCTTTGATATGAGTGAATTTATGGAAAAACATAGCGTTTCAAGGCTTTTAGGCGCACCTCCAGGATATATAGGACATGAAGAAGGTGGAGAACTTACCGAAGCAGTGCGTAGAAAGCCTTATAGCGTGCTTTTGTTTGATGAAGTTGAAAAAGCACATAAAGATGTGTTTAATGTGCTTTTAGGAATTTTAGATGATGGTAGGGCTACAGATAGCAAAGGTGTAACAGTGGATTTTAAAAATACCATTATTATTTTAACGTCAAATATCGCCTCAAGTGCTATTATGAATTTAAGTGGAAAAGAACAAGAAGATGCGGTAAAAAATGAGTTAAAAAATTTCTTTAAGCCTGAATTTTTAAATCGTTTAGATGATATTATTACCTTTAATCCACTGGGCAAAGATGAAGCTTATGAAATCGTTAAGCTTTTATTTAAAGACTTGCAGATTAGTTTGGAAAATAAAGGCATAAAAGCAAGTTTAAGTGAAAATGCTGCGCTTTTAATCGCCAAAGATGGCTTTGATCCTGATTTTGGCGCAAGACCTTTAAAAAGAGCAATTTATGATCTTGTAGAAGATAAGTTAAGCGATATGATACTAGCCGATGAATTAAGTGAAAATGATGAGATTATCATCGATACGCAAAATGATGAAATCATTATTAAAAAAGTTTAA
- a CDS encoding MFS transporter has protein sequence MSAKPIRWFTFIVLVIGGGTVFKLSSLKDAFYVPMQEFMNLSNTQIGLALSVYGIVQTVGNFASIYIADRFSKKILIPFSLICVGLVGIYISTFPSFYGVLIAWGLLSLFGEVVYWPVLLKAIRLLGDSTQQGRLFGFLEAGRGVVDTIVAFSALGIFLLLGSGAGGLKAAILFYSACVIIAGVLAYFLLEDDKINTKDEQGHEISKNKAAWNGVIKAVKTPEIWVVSLTIFTIYSVYCGLTYFIPFLKDIYGMPVALVGAYGIINQYTLKLVGGPIGGYLADKTFHSSTRYLRFALVLAAISILIFIFMPHEKLNIYFGMSLTLGFAAIVFTMRATFFAPVDEIEMPREISGAAMSIACIFGYSPQLFCFALYGFIIDQFKGLLGYQIVFALMGFFAICGVVVTTILLKMIAKKKALKGAA, from the coding sequence ATGAGTGCAAAACCTATTCGTTGGTTTACTTTCATTGTTTTGGTTATAGGAGGAGGGACGGTTTTTAAGCTCTCTTCTTTAAAGGATGCTTTTTATGTGCCTATGCAAGAGTTTATGAATCTTAGCAATACGCAAATTGGACTCGCGCTTTCTGTATATGGTATCGTTCAAACGGTGGGAAATTTTGCTTCTATTTATATAGCTGATAGATTTTCTAAGAAAATTCTTATACCATTTTCTTTGATTTGTGTGGGTTTGGTTGGAATTTATATTTCTACTTTTCCATCATTTTATGGGGTTTTAATCGCTTGGGGTTTGCTTTCTTTGTTTGGAGAAGTTGTGTATTGGCCTGTGCTTTTAAAAGCTATTCGTTTGCTTGGAGATTCTACGCAACAAGGAAGACTTTTTGGGTTTTTAGAAGCAGGGCGTGGTGTTGTGGATACTATAGTTGCTTTTAGTGCTTTAGGAATTTTCTTGCTTTTGGGTTCTGGGGCAGGTGGTTTAAAAGCGGCTATACTTTTTTATAGTGCTTGTGTTATCATTGCAGGCGTCTTGGCATATTTCTTACTTGAAGATGATAAGATCAATACCAAAGATGAGCAAGGGCATGAGATTAGCAAAAATAAAGCTGCTTGGAATGGAGTTATAAAAGCTGTTAAAACTCCTGAAATTTGGGTTGTTTCTTTGACAATTTTTACTATTTATTCAGTGTATTGTGGGCTTACTTATTTTATACCTTTTTTAAAAGATATTTACGGTATGCCTGTAGCTTTGGTGGGTGCTTATGGTATTATCAATCAATACACCTTAAAGCTAGTTGGTGGTCCAATTGGTGGATATTTGGCAGATAAAACCTTTCATTCATCTACTAGATATTTGCGTTTTGCTTTGGTTTTAGCAGCAATTTCAATTTTAATCTTCATTTTTATGCCTCATGAAAAGTTAAACATTTATTTTGGTATGAGTTTGACTTTGGGTTTTGCGGCTATTGTTTTTACTATGCGTGCGACATTTTTTGCTCCTGTGGATGAAATTGAAATGCCAAGAGAGATTAGTGGTGCTGCGATGAGTATAGCTTGTATATTTGGTTATTCGCCACAACTTTTTTGCTTTGCACTTTACGGCTTTATTATTGATCAATTTAAGGGTTTATTGGGCTATCAAATTGTTTTTGCCTTAATGGGCTTTTTTGCAATTTGCGGTGTGGTAGTCACAACCATCTTGCTTAAAATGATAGCTAAGAAAAAAGCATTAAAAGGGGCAGCGTAA
- a CDS encoding sugar phosphate isomerase/epimerase family protein, with amino-acid sequence MKIGLETESMHLWFQNGRMDIFSYIDFAKELGCNGIIINLIKDFGLDEEWGCLGSNEPSHLAKIRAKLDEYDMYCELDSKGFERVKFEKIAKVAQVLGAKIIRSYVPLTDKSKQVKNASDGAFDDSKITAKFDKNDFLNSSEEIKALIPLLEQYDLKLAIENHEYQTSDDLLELLNLINHPRVGFLYDFGNSMMAYEEPIKACKDMAKYTFSTHCKDHIVFIEDGIEYVCGVPLGEGNIDIKACVEILKQAGLERINIEQCYPYCATFKREKGVGGVSELGKGTFKIEKPLFKGLKAMQYYYPQEVSKEHLEKLLKLQKEGCEKSVKHLKEILNAL; translated from the coding sequence ATGAAAATTGGCTTAGAAACAGAAAGTATGCACCTTTGGTTTCAAAATGGCAGAATGGATATATTTTCTTATATTGATTTTGCTAAGGAATTAGGGTGCAATGGAATAATTATAAATTTGATTAAAGATTTTGGATTGGACGAAGAATGGGGATGCTTAGGAAGCAACGAGCCTTCTCATTTGGCAAAGATAAGAGCTAAGCTTGATGAGTATGATATGTATTGCGAGCTTGATTCTAAGGGTTTCGAGAGAGTTAAATTTGAAAAAATTGCTAAAGTAGCACAGGTTTTAGGAGCGAAAATCATTCGCTCCTATGTACCCTTAACTGATAAAAGCAAGCAGGTTAAAAATGCTAGCGATGGGGCGTTTGATGATTCTAAAATCACGGCTAAATTTGATAAGAATGATTTTTTAAATTCAAGCGAGGAAATCAAGGCTTTGATACCTTTATTAGAGCAATACGATTTAAAACTTGCTATTGAAAATCATGAATATCAAACTTCTGATGATTTGCTAGAATTACTAAATTTAATCAATCATCCTAGAGTAGGGTTTTTGTATGATTTTGGAAATTCTATGATGGCTTATGAAGAGCCCATTAAGGCTTGTAAAGATATGGCAAAATATACTTTTAGCACTCATTGTAAAGATCATATTGTTTTTATTGAAGATGGGATTGAGTATGTTTGTGGTGTGCCTTTGGGTGAGGGTAATATCGATATAAAAGCTTGTGTTGAAATTTTAAAACAGGCGGGTTTAGAGCGTATTAATATAGAGCAGTGTTATCCTTATTGTGCTACTTTTAAAAGAGAAAAAGGAGTAGGCGGAGTGAGTGAGCTTGGAAAGGGTACTTTTAAGATCGAAAAACCTTTATTTAAGGGTTTAAAGGCAATGCAGTATTACTATCCTCAAGAAGTTTCAAAAGAGCATTTAGAAAAGCTTTTAAAACTTCAAAAAGAAGGTTGCGAGAAAAGCGTGAAGCATTTAAAAGAAATTTTAAATGCTTTGTAA
- a CDS encoding penicillin-binding protein 1A: MKILKTCIALALFFILIFVAYALYLFFGANMDDYAFKEYRPALTTQIYDRNGKLIANVFEQHRFYATYDELPPRLIEALVAIEDTSFFEHDGVNIDAIFRAIIKIIRSGGKTMEGASTLTQQLIKNTELTPERTLTRKVKEAILAYSIETFLSKEEILERYLNYIFFGHGYYGVKTAAQGYFHKELNELSLKEIAMLVGMPKAPSTYDPTKHLDLSISRANNVIKRMHNLGWISQEEYTQAMSEVPQVYDETLTQNAAPYVVDEVIKQLEGNITDLKTGGYKIELAIDLDVQNMAQNALKFGYDEIVKRDKDANLSTLNGAMVVVNHKNGDVLALVGGVDYTKSNYNRATQSSRQPGSSFKPFVYQAAINLGYSPMSEIADISRIFESTEEDEKDWKPKNYGGNFQGMITLKQALTGSRNLATINLALAMGLDVVHQKLSEFGFKNIPVDLSIVLGSFGISPLEYSKFYTMFGNYGTIKEPILIKKVKNKNNELIFEFIPQEQKVSESEQVFLTLDMMKNAVEQGTGRNARVKGIEIAGKTGTTNNSVDAWFCGLTPEIEALIWYGNDNNKPMKKTEGGARTAAPVFKMFIEEYIQKFPESTRKFMIPAEVKKSLYKGEIEYYTPKSPFPRQSVDQSESEIIF; encoded by the coding sequence ATGAAAATTTTAAAAACTTGCATTGCTCTTGCTTTATTTTTTATTTTAATTTTTGTTGCTTATGCTTTGTATTTATTTTTCGGGGCAAATATGGATGATTATGCTTTTAAAGAATACCGTCCAGCTCTTACAACACAAATTTATGATCGCAATGGCAAATTGATTGCTAATGTTTTTGAACAACATAGATTTTATGCAACCTACGATGAACTTCCGCCACGCCTTATAGAAGCACTTGTTGCTATTGAAGACACTAGCTTTTTTGAGCATGATGGAGTAAATATCGATGCAATATTTAGAGCAATAATAAAAATCATTAGAAGTGGCGGCAAAACCATGGAAGGCGCTTCAACTCTTACTCAGCAACTCATCAAAAATACAGAATTAACTCCAGAAAGAACTCTAACAAGAAAAGTCAAAGAGGCCATACTTGCTTATAGTATAGAAACTTTTTTAAGCAAGGAAGAAATACTTGAAAGATACCTAAACTACATCTTTTTTGGACATGGATATTATGGAGTAAAAACTGCAGCACAAGGATATTTTCATAAAGAATTAAATGAATTAAGCCTTAAAGAAATTGCTATGCTTGTGGGTATGCCAAAAGCCCCAAGCACTTATGATCCAACCAAACACTTAGATCTTTCTATTTCAAGAGCTAATAATGTCATTAAAAGAATGCACAATCTTGGCTGGATCTCGCAAGAAGAATACACACAAGCCATGTCAGAAGTTCCGCAAGTTTATGATGAAACCCTCACTCAAAACGCTGCTCCTTATGTGGTAGATGAAGTCATAAAACAACTTGAAGGAAATATCACAGATCTTAAAACGGGTGGCTATAAAATAGAACTTGCCATAGACCTTGATGTGCAAAATATGGCTCAAAATGCTTTAAAATTTGGTTATGATGAGATTGTCAAAAGAGATAAAGATGCAAATTTAAGCACATTAAATGGTGCCATGGTTGTGGTAAATCACAAAAATGGAGATGTTTTGGCTTTAGTAGGCGGGGTTGATTATACAAAAAGCAACTATAACCGTGCTACTCAAAGCTCAAGGCAACCTGGAAGTTCTTTCAAGCCTTTTGTTTATCAAGCTGCGATCAATCTTGGATATTCTCCAATGAGTGAAATTGCTGATATTTCGAGAATTTTTGAAAGTACTGAAGAAGATGAGAAAGATTGGAAACCCAAAAACTATGGTGGAAATTTTCAAGGTATGATTACCTTAAAACAAGCTCTAACAGGCTCAAGAAACTTAGCGACCATCAACTTAGCACTTGCTATGGGACTTGATGTTGTCCATCAAAAACTTAGTGAATTTGGTTTTAAAAACATACCCGTTGATCTTTCTATAGTGCTTGGCAGTTTTGGGATTTCTCCTTTAGAATACTCTAAATTTTATACCATGTTTGGAAATTATGGCACCATAAAAGAACCTATTTTAATTAAAAAAGTCAAAAATAAAAACAATGAACTTATTTTTGAATTTATTCCGCAAGAGCAAAAAGTAAGCGAAAGCGAACAAGTATTCTTAACTTTGGATATGATGAAAAATGCAGTTGAACAAGGCACGGGACGCAACGCAAGAGTTAAAGGTATTGAAATAGCAGGAAAAACTGGCACGACTAATAATAGTGTTGATGCTTGGTTTTGTGGTTTAACACCTGAAATTGAAGCACTCATTTGGTATGGAAATGACAATAACAAACCTATGAAAAAAACAGAAGGTGGGGCAAGAACAGCAGCACCTGTGTTTAAAATGTTTATCGAAGAATATATCCAGAAATTTCCAGAAAGCACGAGAAAATTTATGATACCTGCGGAAGTTAAAAAAAGTCTATATAAAGGAGAGATAGAGTATTACACTCCAAAATCTCCTTTTCCAAGACAAAGCGTCGATCAAAGCGAAAGCGAGATTATATTTTAA
- the maf gene encoding septum formation inhibitor Maf has product MIILASNSISRANLLKDAGIDFKQVGFDYNENLNKNLSPSVYVQKIVLEKEKQFLESFKDEFKNEMLLFADSIVCVDNKILTKAKDKEEAYKMLSLQNNYKASILSAFLLSNPKKRIFSLSKTMLYFKKFDENALKKYVESEIFKGKAGAIMCEGFHKDYIYKQIGNLSTALGLDTKTLKAYL; this is encoded by the coding sequence ATGATAATCCTTGCTTCAAATTCTATTTCTAGGGCGAATTTGTTAAAAGATGCTGGTATTGATTTTAAACAAGTTGGCTTTGATTATAATGAGAATTTGAATAAAAATTTATCCCCTAGTGTTTATGTGCAAAAAATCGTTTTGGAAAAAGAAAAGCAATTTTTAGAGAGTTTTAAAGATGAATTTAAAAATGAAATGTTGCTTTTTGCTGATAGTATAGTTTGCGTGGATAATAAAATTTTAACTAAGGCAAAAGATAAGGAAGAAGCTTATAAAATGCTTAGTTTGCAAAATAATTACAAGGCAAGTATTTTAAGTGCTTTTTTGCTAAGTAACCCTAAAAAACGTATTTTTTCTCTTTCAAAAACTATGCTTTATTTTAAAAAATTTGATGAAAATGCTTTAAAAAAATATGTGGAAAGCGAGATTTTTAAAGGAAAGGCAGGGGCGATTATGTGTGAAGGTTTTCATAAGGACTATATTTATAAACAAATAGGAAATTTAAGCACCGCTTTGGGGCTTGATACCAAAACACTAAAGGCTTATTTATGA